From Oncorhynchus keta strain PuntledgeMale-10-30-2019 unplaced genomic scaffold, Oket_V2 Un_contig_274_pilon_pilon, whole genome shotgun sequence:
taacaatgctactcctactgctctcttctcgtccgcccacgtgttctcgcacaccccgagagcttctggtcagcggggtggtggcacccgggatcctcatctctcccaagtggtcattctctctttctccccttacccatctgtctatcgcctcctttgaattccatgctgtcacagttaccagccctttcaagcttaacatccttatcatttatcgccctccaggttccctcggagagttcatcaatgagcttgatgccttgataagctcctttcctgaggacggctcacctctcacagttctgggcgactttaacctccccacgtctacctttgactcattcctctctgcctccttctttccactcctctcctcttttgacctcaccctctcaccttccccctactcacaaggcaggcaatacgctcgacctcatctttactagatgctgttcttccactaacctcattgcaactcccctccaagtctccgaccactaccttgtatccttttccctctcgctctcatccaacacttcccacactgcccctactcggatggtatcgcgccgtcccaaccttcgctctctctccccgctactctctcctcttccatcctatcatctcttccctctgctcaaaccttctccaacctatctcctgattctgcctcctcaaccctcctctcctccctttctgcatcctttgactctctatgtcccctatcctccaggccggctccgccctcccctcccgctccgtggctcgacgactcattgcgagctcacagaacatggctccgggcagccgagcggaaatggaggaaaactcgcctccctgcggacctggcatcctttcactccctcctctctacattttcctcctctgtctctgctgctaaagccactttctaccactctaaattccaagcatctgcctctaaccctaggaagctctttgccaccttctcctccctcctgaatcctcctcccccctcctccctctctgcagatgacttcgtcaaccattttgaaaagaaggtcgacgacatcctatcctcgtttgctaagtcaaacgacaccgctggttctgctcacactgccctaccctgtgctctgacctctttctcccctctctctccagatgaaatctcgcgtcttgtgacggccggccgcccaacaacctgcccgcttgaccctatcccctcctctcttctccagaccatttccggagaccttctcccttacctcacctcgctcatcaactcatccctgaccgctggctacgtcccttccgtcttcaagagagcgagagttgcaccccttctgaaaaaacctacactcgatccctccgatgtcaacaactacagaccagtatcccttctttcttttctctccaaaactcttgaacgtgccgtccttggccagctctcccgctatctctctcagaatgaccttcttgatcctaatcagtcaggtttcaagactagtcattcaactgagactgctcttctctgtatcacggaggcgctccgcactgctaaagctaactctctctcctctgctctcatccttctagacctatcggctgccttcgatactgtgaaccatcagatcctcctctccaccctctctgagttgggcatctccggcgcggcccacgcttggattgcgtcctacctgacaggtcgccctaccaggtggcgtggcgagaatctgtctcctcaccacgcgctctcaccactggtgtccccagggctctgttctaggccctctcctattctcgctatacaccaagtcacttggctctgtcataacctcacacggtctctcctatcattgctatgcagacgacacacaattaatcttctcctttcccccttctgatgaccaggtggcgaatcgcatctctgcatgtctggcagacatatcagtgtggatgacggatcaccacctcaagctgaacctcggcaagacggagctgctcttcctcccggggaaggactgcccgttccatgatctcgccatcacggttgacaactccattgtgtcctcctcccagagcgctaagaaccttggcgtgatcctggacaacaccctgtcgttctcaactaacatcaaggcggtggcccgttcctgtaggttcatgctctacaacatccgcagagtacgaccctgcctcacacaggaagcggcgcaggtcctaatccaggcacttgtcatctcccgtctggattactgcaactcgctgttggctgggctccctgcctgtgccattaaacccctacaactcatccagaacgccgcagcccgtctggtgttcaaccttcccaagttctctcacgtcaccccgctcctccgctctctccactggcttccagttgaagctcgcatccgctacaagaccatggtgcttgcctatggagctgtgaggggaacggcacctcagtacctccaggctctgatcaggccctacacccaaacaagggcactgcgttcatccacctctggcctgctcgcctccctaacactgaggaagtacagttcccgctcagcccagtcaaaactgttcgctgctctggcccccaatggtggaacaaactccctcacgacgccaggacagcggagtcaatcaccaccttccggagacacctgaaaccccacctctttaaggaatacctaggataggataagtaatccttctcaccccccccccctaaaagatttagatgcactattgtaaagtggctgttccactggatgtcataaggtgaatgcaccaattttgtatgtcgctctggataagagtgtctgctaaatgacttaaatgtaaatgattgaggtcagggctttgtgatggccactccaatacctttactttgttgttcttaagtcattttgccacaactttggaagtatgcttggggtcatgtccatttggaagacccatttgcgaccaagctttaacttcctgactgaagtcttgagatgttgattcaatatatgcacataattttccatcctcatgatgctatctattttgtgacgtgcactagaccctcctgcagcaaagcacccccacaacatgattctgctacccccgtgcttcacggttgggatggtgttctttggcttgcaagcctcaccctttttcctccaaacataatgatggtcattatgcccaaacagttctatttttgtttcatcagaccagaggacatttctccaaaaggtaccatctttgtccccatgtgcagttgcaaaccatagtctgggtTTTTTATGGCGGCTtccggagcagtggcttcttccctgctgagcggcgtttcaggttatgttgatataggactcgttttactgtggatatagatacttttgtacctgtttcctccagcgtcttcacacggtccattgctgttgttctgggattgatttgcacttttcgcacccaagtacgttcatctctaggagacagaacgcgtctcgttcctgagtggtatgacggctgcgtggccccatggtgtttatacttgcgtactattgtttgtacggatgaacgtggtaccttcagccatttggaaattgctcccaaggatgaaccaattatttttctgaggtcttggctgatttcttttgattttctcatgatgtcaagcgaagaggcactgagtttgaaggttggccttgaaatacatccacagactcaaatgatgtcaattagcctaacagaagcttctaaagccatgacatccttttctggaatttttcaagctgtttaaaggcacagtcaacttagtgcatgtaaacttctgacccactggaattgagatacagtgaattataagttaactaatctgtctgtgaacaattgttggaaaaaatacttgtgtcatgcacaaagtagatgtcctaaccgacttgccaaaactagagtttgttaacaaggaatttgtggagtggttgaaaaacgacttttaatgactccaaactaagtatatgtaaacttccgacttcaactgtacaagcCAGTTTCAATACAAATTACTTATACAAAAAAAGTACTCTAATTTATCATATTATTTGACTTTAAAACAGAATAATTTAGTATTTTTTTGTCTTCTCCAAACCGGCAGAAGCTTTTCTCTTTTATCTTTCAGTAATGAAAATAACTATAGAAGTTGAataaattattatgttttattattagATGTGGttgacacacctccaccacactAAGGTGTTTTCCCAGAGCAAAAGCAACGATTCCCCCACTATTTTCAATGGTGCAGATGTGTTTGACACACCTCAGCCAGAGCAACGTTCCTCACAGCATTACATATTATTTGTTTGACTGTGatgatttcttattttttttttcaaGAACCTCTCTGTCTGATGTGCAGAAGGAGACAACAAACTCTGACTCGCTAAAAGTCACCCTCGTCACCTGTGTGCAGGACAGCCTGCAAGGTTCTCTCTCCAAACTTGCATGCATGTCCAATTCTCCATCTGGAAGTGCAGGCTCTCCGAAGATGACCCCTGCTGTAATGGCAGAAGTGATTAAAGATGTCAAGTCGGCCGTATCAGTGGTCGTTAAGAGTGCCTCCGCTAGCCAAACCTCTCAAGTGACACCGGTAAGGGGAGACTCACAGACCAAGGTGACTGAGAGCATGGTGAGAGAGCTGGCTGCTAAACTTGAAAAAGTTGACCAAGAGAGCAAGAATCTAACAGGGCAAGTCATGACCATGATCTCTGACACAATGGTGGCTTTTGTTGACGAGAACGAACAGAATTTGCTGAAAGATCTGAAGGACAAGATCACGTTTTTGGCATCGCATGTTGGCTTCATTGACGATCTTGATGCCCTGATAAGGAAATATGAGAGCAGCTACAATATTAGTGAATCTGGTTCCTCCTGCAAGCTCACATCTAAGAGCATCCAAAAACTCTCCAGCCAGGAGTTTCAAACATCAGCAATACAAGCAGTGAGTGGAGTTCTTGCCAAAAAAGTCAGTAGTTTGAGCTTTCCAAGTTCAGTCTGAGTTAACAGGTGCTGTATCAGGTCAAACATCGTCTGGCATTGTAAAGACAGAGTCAATTCACCCAGTGGGCTCAGCAGCGTCAGTAGTTGTTAAGACTTTCGTGTCAGATATGAAGTCCTTGGCTGAATCTGAAGAGAGTCCCCAACAGAAGAGTGCCTGGTCTGCTGCTGTTCACATTTACCACAGCATCCAAAACAACTTGAAAGATTATTTCGGCAAGCTTCAGAGATTTGCCCTAAAGAGCATTGTCACATCTGATGACAACATCACAAATGCTGAGTTTAAGGAGACAGTTCCACTGCCTTGCTTAGACATGAAATATAGGCCCAGTAAGAGTGAGCCTCAGTTGCCAGAGTCCACTGGTGAAGTTACTTTACAAAGAGGCCTAAGTGAGTGCTCAACTTCTTTGGGCACAAACTGAGTCAGAAGAAAGCAAGCTCCTTCTGACAACTTGCACCAAAGAAGCCATCTCAGAGCTTCTGGTCTTGTACAAGACTGACATGTCAAAGGAGGACCCCCTGTACACTGTTGGAGAAAAAGGATCAGACTTCTCTATTGAGAGACAACAATTTGTAGAGGGCGTTCTGGCTCAGCTTGGGGATATCTCCCATTCCAGGGCCTCATCACCAATAGTATATGAGTTCCCCTGTCAAATTGAGGACAGCAGAAGTAAGGCCACAGCTTCTTTGACCAGTCTGTTAGATTGTATTAGAAAACTTTCAAGTGAGGAATTTAAGAGAAATGCCACTCAAGCAGTGAGTGAGTTCCTAGTTAAAAAGTCCACCAGTAGCTTAACTAGTGCACAGCCTGCTTATTCTGTAGCATCCAGGTCTTGTTCCATTCAAAACCAGTACACATGGTCAAAGGATATTTGTGCGGATTCTGCTGCCTTTGGCATCATTGAAATATTTGTGGAAGACCTGCAGAGCTCGGCGCAACCTGCAGAAGTAGAGGAAAGAGAACCTGACCTCCAGGAAAATGCACAAAAGCTACAGAGCAGGATCTGGTCTGCTACCACTAGTTTATATAACAATATTAAGAAGACATTAAAGGACTTCATCATTCACCAGCGGAGGTCAGACATGATGAGCAGAATGTCTAGTCATACacccacagaggactctggacaTCTTGGGACTAAGGAGCACATTTGTTTGGCAAGCCAGGACTTGAGGCGACCTAGTAAGAGTGTGCCTCACTTGCCCAGTTTGAACCTTGCAGTGGCTCTACACAGGGGTGTCAGCGAGAGTTCAAAACTTCTCTGGACTGAAACAGACGACGGTCTACTGACCAATAGTACCAAAGAGGTCATTTCAACAATCTTGACCTCATGCGAGGATCAGGCATCAAATGCACCTTGCTTCTCCACAGTAGGAAAGAAAATATCTGATTTGTCCCTTGAGGTCAACATGTTGGTAGGTGGTGTTCTGTCTCAGCTGAAGGACATCTCCTTGTCAAGGTCCCCAACACCATGTGAAGTCATGTTTGAACGTCTCCAAGGTTCGCTAACCTCTCCAGTAAGTCTAGATTGCAGCACAGCTGCCTCCAAAGGCATTGCATCTTCCCACAGTCTTTCAACAAAGAGCCTCCAAAAACTCTCTCGTCATGAGTTCCAAACCAAAGCTGAGAAAGGAGTGAGTGAGGTCCTCTCTAGATCATTTAACATTGTGGAGGAAGGCACAACAGATAAGTACCTCCAGTCTGTATCTACATCCACCACATCTACTGATATTATACAAACCATGGTGAAAGACCAGCAGGAGCTCCCCCAGACCACCCAATCATCTGACATAGTATCTGGAACCTCCCTGCTCACCACTGGACAGGTTTCTAAGAAAAGGATCCGGTCTGTTGCTCGTAACATCTACTACAGTCTGCAAAGTAAGATTACGGAGTTTCTCAGAAAAGATCTTCAAAGATCAGACACAACACTTGGTTCAATCCAAATCTTTACATATCAAAGCAGTCCTGCATCACAAAGAGCAAGTCTCGGCCATCTTGAGGTCAACCAGAGCAGTGTTACACCTGGTGGAAACGATGCCTGTGTGGACATTCCGCACAAATTACTATCTAAAACCACTGAGCTCTCGGGATCCATGCTGGAGGATATTGACACGATCCGTTGTAGGAGTGCTGACAGCCAAAATACAAGAAATACCTCTTCTTCACGCTCCTCCGTCTCTGTAACACCTACTTCAAAATTAAGGCAGTCGAAATGGCACTTTGCCTTACCCGGGACTCCCATCCCCACTGAGTTTCCTGCTCAGATTGACTTTCCCATTGTTAGAAACACAATCATTGAGGACTTCTTTCACACAGAGGACTTACTTCCTGTAAACTTTGTGGACAAAGTAAGGCAAGCTGCTGGGGTGGTAGTGGACATTATGGTGGAAAGTGTTGAGAACACACAGGAAGATGGACAGGGTGCTTCTCATCTTGACGACCTCCGATCTGCTGTTAGGAAATTGAGAAAAATAATTTCCACTTGGACCATCCACATTTTCAGTCATGAATTGGTGGATAAAGTGATAGCCCTTCAGGACAGCCACAGCACTCCACAGGTCTTAACATTGGAAGCAGCCAAAAGTGCTTCAGACTCTATTCTTTCAAGGCTGAAATGGGGAAAGGAACAATGTGCCATATCCAAGGAGCTCTCCTCTCAGCTTCTCCAGATATTTGCTGAAGAGACAGTGAAGTGCTTCCTGAGACAGTGGTCAGATGAGTATGAAAACATAAACTTTGATGTTTCAGTCCAGAACGATCCAAAGACTTCTACTTGCATGGTCATTCTTCAAATGATCACCAAAGCCACTGCTAAATGTTATTTTGAGTCCACTACCAGCGTGGCCACCAGTGACATTGTAGAAGGCGTGTTTGATTTGGAAAGGGATACCATCAGCAGTACTGGAGAGCAGGTCCTCACCTTTAACACAAAGGTATAGTCCACATACATCTTTCATGAATAACACTGCTGTTGACCTTTTGTGAGATATATGATTATTTGTGTCATGGCATTGCACTGCTTCTTTGCAATTGATATGCTGTACTTTAAGATATATAAAAAATGTCAGTTTGTTTTAATGTGCCTTTTCCCACCAACCAGGGTTCCAAGAAAGTTAGTAAGAACCTCTGTCCTCAAGAGTCTCTGGagtaccagcctcagaacatttcCCCTACTGTGTACTTTACAGGTAAGCCCTGCTGCTGTTTAGGCTGCTGCTCAGTCAAGACTGAGACATCATCCCtttaccattccactaattcatTTGGAAAGACATTGTACTCCTTCCTCTGAGTTGTTACCTATGCCATACTGTACTGTGGGCTgggtggtagcctagtgggttaagaggttgggccagtaactgataGGTTGCTGGTTCAGAATCCCTGAGTTCGAGGCAAAATCTGTctatgtgctcttgagcaaggcacttaatcctaattgctccTTGTAAGTCTCTCTAGATAAGAGTGTCTGATAAATGAGTAAAAATGTAAATTGATTGCATGCTGGATGGTCTTTCATTGCAGAGACTATGACAACATCTCATGGCTCCTTTTCTCCAGAGGGAATTTATGATATCGCATCGTCCTTCCCACTTGAAGAGAAGAGTCGCAAACCCTCCCTTTTCACCAGATTGTCTAGATCCATCACGAAAGGCTTTCTCAGCCCATTCAAATATTCAAGGAAAACCAAATTATTTAAATAAATTCCTCATTATAAACAACGAGAGCATTCATTTGTTCAGATAAATCTaatcgtattggtcacatacgccgAAACAACTGTGAGAGGCTTTATTACGAGcccattcccaacaatgcagagttaaaaaagtaagaaaatattttctaaatagtaacacaataacaaggctatatacaaggagtaccagtaccgagtcaatgtgcatggGTGCGAGGTAGTCgaggtaatacagtatgtacatgtaggtaagggtaaaagtgactaggcaatcaggatagataataaacacagtagcAGCAGCTAGTGTGAAAGTCGGTCAGTGTCACAgtgaatgtgtgggtagagtgtagTGAGTGTGCATCGAGCCAATTCAAGAGAGTCCGTGGAAAACAATTAGAAAAATACATCAATAAcaaagggggtcaatgcaaatagtgcAGGTGGCCATTTAATTAACgcgttcagcagtctaatgacttcagcagggggtagaagctgttcagcagtctaatgactaatgggggtagaagctgttcagcagtctaatgacttgggggtagaagctgttcagcagtctaatgacttagggttcagcagtctaatgagagaagctgttcagcagtagaAGCTCAgcaatgacttgggggtagaagctgttcagcagtctaataaTGACCAGGATCCTGGTGTCTACCCAATGTGCTGAGCACTCCTCCTGGCCAGAGTCCGCGCTACATTCAGCTGCTACAACCATGGTCTCTGTGTGAAGGCACTGTTAGAGTCAATCAACCAGAACAAGGTAAGGAGACCAAATCTGTGTCCTAGCATTGTGAAATACTGTATATGTAATGGCCTCAATACATTAATGAAGTGCCCTTACATCCTATCCTCTCCCCATACTGAAACAACTTGTGAACCAATAAGACTGACACTATATACCTTCTAAGCATGATAGTTGGCTCATGATTTGATTCAGGACTTGTTAGGGTAAACCaataacagcttctaaccccaagtcataagactgctgaacaattaatcaaatggccaccggacaaGTTCAACTGTTTTATTATTTGTTACTTTAGTTTATTGGGTAAATATtctcttaactcttcttgaactgcactgtttgttaagggcttgtaaagtaaacatttcacggaaagatctacacttgttgtattcagcgcatgtgacaaattaaagtttgatttgatttgactatatACCTTCTAACCATGATGGTTGGCTCATGATTTGTTTGTACTGAAATCTATTCAGGGAGGATAAGGGTACATCACAGGCAGTGATGTCGTGGTAAAACCATTGACTGGTAAATGCTGATTGCCGTTCAGGATTAAAGAAGTAACGCTCCCTATACTCTCAATGCATCTTCCACAAAAGGTGGGTAAATGCTTgaaccaaataaaataaaaagtgtgtAAACAGCTTTTACATGtgttccttctgtagctcagttggtagagcatggcgtggcgcttgtaacgccagggtagtgggttcgattcccgggaccacccatacgtagaatgtatgcacacatgactgtaagtcgctttggataaaagcgtctgctaaatggcatatattatcccCCCCACCACTGATTATAGGAGGCTTCTTCTGACAGTATTCACACCTTCCATAAGAAACCTCCAGAGAAATATTCATATTCACCGTAGCTGTCATTTAAACTTGGACTAACCTGGCCAAGGCCAAACAGTATATGGCGTTTTCTCTGGGTGTGCGGTCGCAGTGGAGAGAAAAGGCCTCCAGTGAGGTGGTGAGTATCTGGGCGGAGTTTGGCGAGGCAAACACAGGTCTGAGATTGGTGTCTCTAGAAATGGGCGGGAGCGGAACTCTGCTCCTCCATTGGTTGCTGTTCTGATCCCCAATCTCATCCTCCTCACATCCCTTCCCTCCAcatcccctcttcttctctctttcatccctcgtGGCCACAGGGTGTAGCTTCGGTAGTTGAAGAGGTTTATCCTGGGATGCCAGGGCGCGGAGCGGGCAGGATACATGAGATGGGCAGTTGATGGGGGTCAAACGTCGAGAGGCTGTGGACATCACCCTGATACCCGCCTTGGCCTCACTCCTCCTGGGCTTGGAGGACATCTTGGGGAGGGTGAAGCCGTCCACCAGGACCGTGTCGCCCACCCTGGTCCTGAACGGAGCCCTGTTGAGGCCCATGCAGTGCCTGGATGCTGTCCTCCTCTGCCCCAGCCTCACCCAGCCCTTTATC
This genomic window contains:
- the LOC127922878 gene encoding uncharacterized protein LOC127922878 isoform X2, which codes for MSKEDPLYTVGEKGSDFSIERQQFVEGVLAQLGDISHSRASSPIVYEFPCQIEDSRSKATASLTSLLDCIRKLSSEEFKRNATQAVSEFLVKKSTSSLTSAQPAYSVASRSCSIQNQYTWSKDICADSAAFGIIEIFVEDLQSSAQPAEVEEREPDLQENAQKLQSRIWSATTSLYNNIKKTLKDFIIHQRRSDMMSRMSSHTPTEDSGHLGTKEHICLASQDLRRPSKSVPHLPSLNLAVALHRGVSESSKLLWTETDDGLLTNSTKEVISTILTSCEDQASNAPCFSTVGKKISDLSLEVNMLVGGVLSQLKDISLSRSPTPCEVMFERLQGSLTSPVSLDCSTAASKGIASSHSLSTKSLQKLSRHEFQTKAEKGVSEVLSRSFNIVEEGTTDKYLQSVSTSTTSTDIIQTMVKDQQELPQTTQSSDIVSGTSLLTTGQVSKKRIRSVARNIYYSLQSKITEFLRKDLQRSDTTLGSIQIFTYQSSPASQRASLGHLEVNQSSVTPGGNDACVDIPHKLLSKTTELSGSMLEDIDTIRCRSADSQNTRNTSSSRSSVSVTPTSKLRQSKWHFALPGTPIPTEFPAQIDFPIVRNTIIEDFFHTEDLLPVNFVDKVRQAAGVVVDIMVESVENTQEDGQGASHLDDLRSAVRKLRKIISTWTIHIFSHELVDKVIALQDSHSTPQVLTLEAAKSASDSILSRLKWGKEQCAISKELSSQLLQIFAEETVKCFLRQWSDEYENINFDVSVQNDPKTSTCMVILQMITKATAKCYFESTTSVATSDIVEGVFDLERDTISSTGEQVLTFNTKGSKKVSKNLCPQESLEYQPQNISPTVYFTETMTTSHGSFSPEGIYDIASSFPLEEKSRKPSLFTRLSRSITKGFLSPFKYSRKTKLFK